The DNA sequence TCTGAATGCTGACAGGCTCTCACCGGAGCCGCTTCCCCTTGTCCACCGTCTTGGTGCGATGGAGCACCCCTGCCTTGTCCAGAGTCTTGATCTAAGAGATAGAAGTGGAAAAAGGTGTAGTCAGAGGGTGAGCCACGAGGAGCACATATAGCTGCCCCTCAGTTGGCAGCTCTCTCCAGCCTGGGCCTGAGTCTCAGGTGAGACTTCCTCccatctcccaccctctccctactCTGCTGGCACTGGGACCTGTGGTTATATCCCACCTGCCCCCAGGACCTCCAGAAACCCCTATTTTCTCAGTGGAGGTCCTATCAAGAGTCTTCATGGCCTTTCTCTACCTTCCCCTCCGGAGGGCTGACCTGGGCTGGGGTATCACTGTCCTGGCTGGATTTGCGGATGTTTCGTGGGGCAGGGACAGGGACCTGGGGAGTTAGACCTGTCATATATCACCCCCTCCACTTTTCCCAGCGCTCTCCCTTCCCCTGTTGGTTACCTGGGGCAGCTCCCACTGAACAGAGGAGTCCTCTGGCTTGTAGAAGTATGGCTTTCCATGCTGGTCCTCCAACCTCACCCACTGTGGGGATAGGGATGGTCACGGCCCCTAGCCAAACTCATtagatggggggtgggggtgggtgaagGTTCCCTTCAACCAGAGTCCAAGGTAGCACCAGGGGCAGTTGCAGGTAACTGTTGTGGGCTGGGTTTGGTTCTTTGTAGGAATTGCAGTTTAGAGTCTTAAGGGGAAACCAGGTGCAGAtcgctcatgcctgtaagcctagctacttgggtggctgacatcgggaggatcatagttcaaggccagccagcacAAATACGTTTTaaaacaccatctccaaaataaacagagcaaaatggactggaggtatgtctcaaaccagaaggcctgagttcaaactctagtctcctccaccacacacacaaaaagtcttAAGGGGAGCTCCTAGTGAGGAAAGTTGAGAGCAGTGACCCTGGGTCTGTCTGGGCCCATCTGCCAGTGCTGCCCCTACCTGCTCTTGGGTGAAGTGGTTGGTGTGGAGCATCTGTTTGTCGGGGCTGATGTGACAGGACCAGCCAGGGGGTGCAGTTAAGGGAGAGGTGGGGCCAGGCTCACTGAAGGAACCCACGGGGAAATAGACCTCTTCCGGGTAACTGGTCAGCAATTCGGGGTAGTCTGTCTCAGGGGTGGGGGGCTGCAGGGACCAGAAGATGGAGTCAGAGGTTCTCAGTGAGAGTAccgtcccctgcccccaccttctgTACCAGACCCAACCCATCACTCCCTGTGGCAGAGGGGGAGGCGGAGTCAGAGGCGCTCAGACTCAGCCCCACCCACTAGGCCCCGCCCCCACGCTCGACTCCCTGAGGAGTGGGAGGCGGGGTCAGAGGCCCTGGAGGAGGAGAACAGCCCCACCCACCGGGCCCCGCCCCTTGCTCTCAGGTCCATGAGGGCCAGGAGGCGGAGTCAGAGGCCCTGGACAACAGCCCCACCCACCAGGCCCCGCCCCTCGCTCTCGGGTCCGAGGGTCAGGAGGCGGAGTCAGAGGCCCTGGAGGAGGAGCACAGCCCCACCCACCGAGCCCCGCCCCTCACCCTCTGGTCCCTGAGGGTCAGGAGGCGGAGTCAGAGGCCCTGGACAACAGCCCCACCCACCGGGCCCCGCCCCTCACCCTCTGGTCCCTGGGGCTGCCAGGGCTCTTGCAGGGCTGCATCTCCAGCTCTTCCTCCGGCTCCTCCTCTGGCTCGTCCTCCCAGACTGTCTCGCCCGTCAGCGGGTTGTAGAAGAACACCCTGCGGCTCTCCTCATCCCAGTACTGGCCCCACTCTGCCTCAAGGCTCTCCTGGCTGCCCACTGAGGCCGGGGAGGTGGCCGGGCCGGTGGCGCCTTCAGCAGTCTCGAAGGGCGACTCCCAGGTGGTCACGCCCGTGTCGGGATCGTGGTAATAGGGGCGCCCGGTGCTCGCGTCCGTGTGCGTCTCCCACACCGGGCCGGATGGAGGAGCAGCGGCTGCGTGGGGCGAAGTGGCCCGCGGCTGCCGTTCTACGTTTGCGTACACGGGCTCCGGGGGTTCGTCCACCTGTGGAAGGCGAAGGAGACGACTTTCAGGGCAGCTCGAGGGTCACATAGTGCCAACTCGGCTACTTGCCACCTGGGCGACCTTCAGCCAGTCCCATtacctctctgcctcagtttccctgggtGTAAGACATGTGCTCTGCCCATTCCAGAAGTTGTAGTGACCAGAATAAGATGTTCTTGAAAGTACTTTGTAAAGTAGTTAGCACCACAGATGGGTGGGTGattatgttattatttattattaacaataaaaCATTGATAATCCAGTTTTCATGACTGTATACTCAAAGAGGCAGGGACAGAGAAATGGCCTGGGACCTCCGTTCAGTGGTCCCCTTTTCAGCTTCAGCTTTGCCTTCCACAGCTCCAATGAGAGCTTCCACCCGTTCCTTCCCTCCCAGTCTAGAAAGCTCTGGGATTGGGTTGGGTTTGCAGATATGGGAGTCAGTTTcagatgtgagagagagagagagagagagagagagaatgatgatAATGAGGGTTTGGTTAATGACAGACTACAGATGTGATGGTGGTCACACAAGGTTATAAAGGAACTGAAAAATTCTTATCACCTAGTGACACTGTAGCCATGGTAAAGTCAGAGTATGACACGTTACTCATACATTTGGGGCAATGCTGTGTAAATAAATCTATTGTGCCACCAGTTATATAGAAGTACAGCACATAGGGCTGGAAGCACGGAGGTAGGTGTAGAAGtatagcatgaagccctgagttcaaatcaaagtactgccaaaaaaagtgtaGCACATATAATTAGCTATGTACAATACATACACTTGATAACAATAATTAGATAATGCTACTGGTTTGTCTGTTTACTAACCTATACTTTTTATCCATATTTCaaagtgttttcttttgcttaaaaaaaaataggttagctagttgccagtggctcactcctgtaatcctagctgattgggaggactgtggttcaagaacagcccaagcaaatagtttgagacttatctccaaattaaccagagcaaaatggtcttgaggtgtgactcaagtagtagaatacctgctttgcaaatgtaaaccctgagttcaaaatccagtgtctccaaaaaaattaaagtttactGTGAAAGTGTGTGCGTTACCCCGGCAGCTGCTTCATACATTGGTTGCTATGACTCCATGCAGACCACATCAAACGGTGTGAGCTGCACCACGTAGGTTTACGTGAGTACACTGCAGGATGTTCACATGACAACAAATCACCTAATGGTGCATTTTTCAGAATGTGCTCTCATGACTGTGTGTATGTAGAGACAGACTAAGACAAAGACTTAGTTGACTTGTAACAATTCAACTGAGTCTATAACAAAGACTCAAAATTGAAAAGCTATAAAATAACTGATATATTAcataacttttttgtgtgtgttgtactggggattaaacccagagctttgtgcatACTAAAGAAGCATTCTACCACCAAGCTCCCTCTagccttttttaattttttattttaaacagggtctccctAAGTTACCTAGCCTGGCCTCGAACTTtcaatcctgctgcctcagcttcctaagtgtaCCTTACTCTATAAGCGCAGGCTACCATGCCCGGCAAGAACATttataagacaaaaaaagaaacaatgctgggaggatgtggagaaagggaaaTCCCATAcagtgttagtgggaatgtaaactgagGCAGCTGTTATGCAAAATGGTCTGAAAGTTCCTCAAAGAGCTCCAAATAAAACT is a window from the Castor canadensis chromosome 11, mCasCan1.hap1v2, whole genome shotgun sequence genome containing:
- the LOC109678970 gene encoding rho GTPase-activating protein 27-like isoform X2, whose protein sequence is MLSVVENGQESRAAVSVDEPPEPVYANVERQPRATSPHAAAAPPSGPVWETHTDASTGRPYYHDPDTGVTTWESPFETAEGATGPATSPASVGSQESLEAEWGQYWDEESRRVFFYNPLTGETVWEDEPEEEPEEELEMQPCKSPGSPRDQRPPTPETDYPELLTSYPEEVYFPVGSFSEPGPTSPLTAPPGWSCHISPDKQMLHTNHFTQEQWVRLEDQHGKPYFYKPEDSSVQWELPQVPVPAPRNIRKSSQDSDTPAQVSPPEGKIKTLDKAGVLHRTKTVDKGKRLRKKRWSTSWTVLEGGVPTFFKDSKTSAAGGLRYPSKLSTPEYTVELKGASLSWAPKEKSSKKNVLELRSCGGSEYLIQHDSEAIINIWHKAITLGIEELSADLPLERKVRSAAQTSGLVSAWETGKRMMRARVQVCGGGEEGEQSILESYLLGVGGNALVGDCQASPKATDQPGSPVAASLALSTASVESDFSRVRHKLRKFLQRRPTMQSLQEKGYIKGVRLRTGRPV